The following is a genomic window from Acidobacteriota bacterium.
TCAAGACGTTCTACGATCAGAACAAGCCCCGCTTCCACGAGCCGGAGTCGGTGCACGCCAGCCATATCCTGATCCGCGCCGAAGAACAGGCCGACGGCGCCACCAAGGCCCGGGCCAAGGCGCAGGCGGCCGATCTTCTGTCGCAGATCAAGAAGGGCGCCAAACTTGCCGATCTTGCCAAGAAGTTCTCCCAGGATCCCGGCTCCGCGCAGAACGGCGGCGATCTCGGCTTCTTCGCCCGCGGCCAGATGGTCGCCCCGTTCGATCAGGCGGTCTTCGCCCTGAAGCCGGGCCAGATGAGCGGCGTGGTCGAGACCCCGTTCGGCTATCACATCATTCAGTCGCACGAGACCAAACCCGCGCGCGACGTCGGGTTCGACGAAGTGAAGGAACAGATTCGCGAGTACCTCGCCACTCAGCAGCGGGAACAGAAGAGCCAGGTGTTCGTGGATCAGCTGAAGGCCAAGGGCAAGATTACTGTGCTGATCTAGAATCGAAATTTGCTATTCTGTAAGTGACAACGTCGTGTCGTGCCCATCGTGGCACTGATCTGGAGGAAACCGGTTATGTCGATGTTCATCAATGAAGCCGATTGCATCAGTTGCGGCGCCTGCGAGCCCGAGTGTCCGAATGAGGCAATCACCCAGGCGGAATCTGTGTACGTTATCGCCGTCGACAAGTGCACCGAGTGCGTGGGCGCCCACGAGACCGCCAAGTGCGTCGAAGTCTGCCCGGTGGACGGCTGCGTCGTCACGGACCCCAACCACGTTGAGTCGCGTGGCGACCTCGAAGCGAAGTACGCCCGGCTCCACGGCTAGGCGTTCGTCGCAGTCCGCACCGCTGGATGGTGACCGGGGGACCCGCGGGTCCCCCGTCCTGTGTACGCCGACAGATCGCTCCCGGAGTGATTATCGCGGGGAGCGGCTGGTTGTGTATGATCGGGTGACACCCATGGCCCACATCCACATTTCACGTCGCCTCGCGGCCTTCATCATTCTGTGCGTGGTTGCACTCGCCAGCCTCAGCGCAGCCGCTCCGGACGTCACGCAGACCAAACCAGGCACCCGGGTCGGCGCGAGGCCCCAGGGAACACAATCCCCCAGGCGCCAGCCGGCAAAGACCACGGCCGTCCCGGTCCGGGCGCCGAAGATCGAGCGGCCCGTGCCATTCGCCGCGGGAGAGACGCTGTCGTACGACATCTCGTGGTCGATGGGCTATCTCACCGCCGGCACCGCGACACTGCGGGTGATCGACAAGCATCCTTCCTACGGATCGCTGGCGTACTACATCGTCGGTGAGGGCAGTCCGACGCCGATGCTGGCGAAGTTGTACGCCCTGTACTACAAGGCCGATTCGCTGCTCGACGCCTACACCCTCACGTCCCAGCGCGGTTCCGTCTACAGCAACGAGAACGGCAGAACGCGGATGAAGTCGCTGCGATTCAACCCCGACGGCAGGACGGCACTCTTCGAGATGCAGACCTCCACCAACATGAAGAAGGACATCGCGGTGCCCGCGCAGTCGCAGGATGCGCTGTCTGCCCTCTTCGCGTTGCGCGCGATGCCGCTTGCGCCGGGAACGACCATCAAGATGCCGGTCTGCATCAGCGACGTCGTCTACTACATGTCCGCGACGGTTGGCGCCAGAGAGAGCGTGAAGACGGGCCTCGGCACGCAGTCCGCGCTGAGGATCACGCCGATGGTGACTGATGCCGCGGGCAAGTCGGTCAGCCGCCCGCTGTCGCTCTGGCTCTCCGACGACGCGAAAAAGGTACCGCTCCGGTTGCAGGCGGATCTGGCTGTTGGCAGCTTCAACCTGGTCCTGAGAGAAGCGAAGTTCTAGCACTCCACGGCCAGCGTCCGCCGGTTGCCAGATTCACGACAGCTCCGGACCCCCAGCACAGGTGGATCGTCGCGAACGCCGCCATCAGAGACGGCAGCAGTCTCCACTTCCCCGCTTTCCTGGCCGCATCGGCGCCCGCCAGCGCGAGCACAGCCACGTAGATCGCCAGCAGGCCCGCCAGACCCATGCGTGCGACCTGCGACACGGCGGCCAGCAGGCTGAGCCCAATCAATGCGGCGACAAAAGCGGCGGGCACGGCCTGCCGCCATCTGAGCGATGCGGGATGCTGCCTCAACATCGCCACTTTCCACCAGCCATACCGGAAGTACTGCCGCGCCAGCGCGCCGAACGTGGCCCGTGCAAAGTACCTGGATCGGATGGCTGGGTCGAGGATGACGCGACGGCCGCTCGCGCGGACACGATAGTTGAATTCGTAGTCTTCGTTGGTCAGAAGATCTTCGTTGAGGCCGCCAAGCTCCGTCCACAGCGTCTTCCGGTAGCAGCCGAACGGCACCGTGTCGACCTCCTGCCGCGCCGTCGTCGCATGCGCAATCCGGTACGCGGCATCCCCTGCCCCGGCCGGATGCGAACCCGCGCGCGCGATCGCCTCGGCAACCAGTGTGTCCGCTCCAGGCGCCACCTGCCATACGCCGCCGACCACGCCGGCTTCGACCCGCTCCTCGAGGGCCGAAACGGCCAGAGCGATGTACTTGGGATCAGGAATGCAGTGGCCGTCGAGCCTGACGATCACATCTCCGGTGGCTCGACCGACACCCGCATTGACCGCAGCCGGAATCGACGCCTTCACCACCGGCACGACACGCAGCGTGAGATCCGGATGATCGCGACAGTACGCGGCCACCACGTCCGCCGTCCCATCCGAAGAACTGTCGACGATGAGAATTTCACTCGCGCCGTACGTCTGCTGCCGGATCGCGTCGAGCAGACTCGTGATGTGCGTCGCCTCGTTCCGGCTCGGCACCACGACCGAGACGCGACTGGCGTTTGTCATCGCCGCTTGCCTCGAATCATCGCCAGCACGTCGGGACCGATCGTCGCGTCGCGCGCGATTCTGGCCAGCAGCCACGCGCCGAGGAGGAGTTTCGGGCCGTAGGCGATCACATACAGCACCATCGAATAGGCCGCCGCCGTCGTGCGGTCCACGGAATAGAGGCCGAGCGCGAGCACGGTCAGGTACTGAAACACGCCGAGGTTGCCCGGCGTCGAGACCGGCGCGCTGCCCACCTGCAGCACCAGCAGCACCAGCAGCGCGGCCACGGGAGGAATGGCCAGGTGGAACGCTCTGAACAGCAGGTAGTTGGTGAACGCGGAGAGCACCAGTATTACCACCGAGAGGACGAGCGCCGGGCCCAGCGTTCGGACATCACGCAACCGCACCACTTCCCCGACTGCCGCCACGCCACGGCGCGCAAACCGCGCCACGCCCTGGTGCGTGAGGGTTTCCACTTTCGCCCGGAGGAATGCCGACACGCGCGCACCCGCCAGCAGCGCCGCCACGCCGAGACCAGCGGCGATCATGCCCGCGATGGTGATGATGCGGATGGAGCCTGCAAGCCAGGGAGGGAGCGTGATCTGCAACGCGAGCCATGCGGCGGCAAGCGCGACGACGCCCGTGTCCATCAGGCGCTCGGCCACGACGGTCACGAAGGTGTGTTCGAGCGTCTGGCCCCGTGTCTTGTAGACCAGGAGCACCCGCACGAGTTCGCCGACGCGGATGGGCAGCGCGATGTTGACCGCCTGCCCGACAACCTGCGCCCGGAAGAGCACACCCAGACGCGGGGCCCCGCCGCTCTGCCGCCCGAACAGCACTTGCCAGCGCACGGTCACCAGCGCCAGCGACAGGCCGATCGAGGCGAGTGCGGCGGTCGTCCACCATGGTTCGGCCTGCCGGATCGACGCGACGAGCGCCGCGGGCGATTCGCCCCTGAACGCCAGCCACAGCGTGACCAGCCCGATGATCGATCCGACAACAACGCGCATCGGTGGAAGTCTAACCTACGCCGGGCGAATGCAACCAACAGAACAGCAGGGACTTGTGTCCACCGAAGCGCTGCGCGAACGCGGGACCTCCGGCCTTGAGTGCTCGGCCCCCTCTTCGGCAGCGCGTCTCATCGGGCGTGATGGAGCCCTTTCGGCCTTCAGCGGACTCGACAAGGCGTGATATCCTGTTCGAATCGATGCACAGTCTACTCATCTCGCCGCGGTTCCCGCCTACCTTCTGGTCGTACGAAGCGATTCTCAAGCTGGTCGGCAAGAAGGCGTTGATGCCTCCGCTTGGTTTGATTACGGTCGCGGCACTGCTGCCCGGCGACTGGGAATGCCGCGTCGTAGACTGCAACGTCCGTCCCGTCACCGACGCGGAGTGGGCCTGGGCCGACATCGTGCTGCTGTCGGGCATGATCGTCCAGAAGCCGCACATGCTCGAACTGGTCGGCGAGGCGAAACGCCGCCATAAGCCGGTCGTGGTCGGCGGGCCGTATGCGACCGCGCTCCCGGACGAATTGCGCAAGGCCGGGGCCGACTTCCTCGTGCTCGACGAGGCCGAGTTGACGCTGCAGCCGTTTCTTGAAGCCCTGGCGCGGGGCGCCACAGGCGGCACCTTCACCGCAAACGGCGCGAAGCCTGACGTCACCACCACGCCGGCTCCCCGCTTCGAGCTGCTGGAACTGGCCGCCTACGACTCGATGTCCATCCAGTTCTCCCGAGGATGTCCCTTCCTGTGCGAGTTCTGCGACATCATTGTCTTGTACGGCCGGCGCCCGCGGACCAAGAAGCCCGCCCAAATGCTTGCAGAGATGGATCTGCTGTACCAAATCGGCTGGCGAGGCACGATCTTCATCGTGGACGACAACTTCGTCGGCAACCGCCAGGCGGCCAAGGAGATGCTGCGCGAATTGGTGAACTGGCAGAGCGCGCACGGCTTCCCGTTCCGTCTCGACACGGAGGCGTCAATCGATCTCGCCCAGGACGCGGAGCTGCTCGATCTCATGGTGGCGAGCGGCTTCGGGTCGGTCTTCGTCGGCATCGAGACGCCGGACGCCGAGAGCCTGCAACGCACGCTCAAGCATCAGAATCTCCGCCAGCCGCTCGATGAGGCGGTCGAAGCCATCACCGGATCCGGCATCCGCGTGATGGCCGGGTTCATCATCGGATTCGACGGCGAGGCGACGGGCGCCGGAGCACGCATCGAGGAGTTCGCGGAACGCAACTCGATTCCGACGGCATTCGTCTCCATGCTGCAGGCGCTGCCCGGAACGGCCCTGTGGGATCGACTGAGTCGCGAGGGCCGACTTCGTGCGACCACGACGGCCTCCGGCAACCAGACGTTTCTGACCAACTTCGCGCCGACGCGGCCGATCTCGCAGGTCGCCCGGGAGTTCGTGGAGGCGTTTGAGAGGCTCTACGAACCGCGGGCGTACCTCGATCGCACGTGGCGGTACTTCCTCGCCCTGGGCGCGAAGCGGCGCGTGGCGCCGCCTGTTCGAACCGCCGCGACGCCGTTCCGGGATGTGCTGCGGTCGGCGCCAGCCCTCATCCGCATTTTCTGGCGCCAGGGTCTCGCCCGCAACACGCGCTGGAGGTTCTGGCATCACCTGGTGAGCATTGCCCGTCACAATTCGGGTGCGCTGAGCGACTACGTCACGACGTGCGCACTGAGCGAGCACTTCCTCGTATTCAGGCAACTGGTACGTCGCGATCTCGACGCGCAGTTGATGAAGATGTGCGCGTCAGAGGTGTCGCCAGCCCCTTCATCGCAGGTCGTCGTCGCTCCCTGACGTCACCCGCGGAAGGACGGCGCGATCTGCCGTGGGCAGGCCCCGGTCGAGTACTTCCTCAGGCCCTTACTCGGAAAGAGGCGCGGCATCCTGCCGGCCGTACAGAGGAAAGGCGGTAGGACCTGCCAGGCGATTTCCTGTTGGTCACCTACCGCCTCAAGAAACTGGTCGGGATGACTGGATTCGAACCAGCGACCCTCTGAACCCCATTCAGATGCGCTACCAGGCTGCGCTACATCCCGACGTCAACCGTTCTCAATACGCGTCACGCCTTTCGGCGGGCCGCTTTGCCCTTTTCTCCTTCGATCGCGACCGGCGTCTTCACGGCCGACGCATTCCCGGCCGGCGACGTCCAGGCCGGCGTCTTCGCTGCCGGCGCGCTCCCGGTCCGAACCGTCTCAGCAGGCGCCTTCCGGCCACTCGCGACTTCAGCGTCGATCCCGAGCAGCGTCGGCTGTCCAGCGCCTGTCGCTTTCCGCGGCTTCACCGCATGAACCAGCTGACCGCCCAGCATCTCCAGCAACGAGCGCAACTCGCCTTTGATCCCATCCAGCCTTCGCCTGGCGTCAGCCACCAGAATCACCGGCTTCTGATCATCGGTCGTCACGGCGTCGCCGTCAAGTCTGCGCCGGGCGCCCGCCAGGGTCAGCCCTTCCCCATACACGAGCTGCTTGATCCGGAGCACGCGCTCGACGTCGTCCCGCCGGTAGACGCGCGGCGTGCCCGGAGATCGCGCAAAGCCCAGCGTCGGAAATTCCGACTCCCACGACCTCAGCACATACGGCTGCACGCTCGCGATCTCGCACACGTCGGCTGCCTTGAACAGCTCCCGATCCGGAATCTCGGCGATCGTCTCAGCCACGGTCCCCACTGACGGTTTCAATGAAAAAAGTATACCACGCCGGTTGCGACGCCACCCGCCCTGGCGCGCGGCCCGTCCTGCACCCCTGAGTCGCCGCCAGCCCCCTCAGCGCTTCCGCGACCGCGCCCTCACCTGAATCCGGACCGTCGTGCCCACGTACCCGAACGCCTCGCGCAGCTTGTTCACCAGAAACCGCTCATACGAGAAGTGAAACGTTGTCGCAATGTTGGTGAAGAACACAAACGTCGGCGGCGCGATGCCTACCTGTGTCGCGTAGAGGATCCGCACGGCGCGACGCCCCTTGACCACCGGAGGATTGGCGGCGGAAATCATTTCGACAAACCGGTTCAACTCGCCGGTCGGCACGCGCTTGCGCCGCGCTTCGGCCACCCGGTCGATGGTTTCGAGCAACTTGGGAAGGCGCTCGCCGGTGACGGCCGAAATGTGCAACAACGGCGCGTACTCAAGGAACTTCAGCTTCCGCTTGAGTTCGTCGTCGAACACCGCGCCCGCATCGGGCCCCTTGTCCTTCATCAAATCCCACTTGTTGACCGCGACGATCAACCCGCGTCCCGCCTTGTCCGCCTCGCCCGCAATCGTGCCGTCCTGATCGGTGGGCCCTTCGACCGCATCGAGCAGGAGCACGACGACGTCGGCGCTCACAATGGCGCGTCGCGACTGCAGCACGCTCACAGCCTCGACCGCGCCGGCCCCCGCGACCTTGCCTGAACGTCTGATTCCGGCGGTATCAACAATTCGGAACCGCCGCT
Proteins encoded in this region:
- a CDS encoding MerR family transcriptional regulator; amino-acid sequence: MAETIAEIPDRELFKAADVCEIASVQPYVLRSWESEFPTLGFARSPGTPRVYRRDDVERVLRIKQLVYGEGLTLAGARRRLDGDAVTTDDQKPVILVADARRRLDGIKGELRSLLEMLGGQLVHAVKPRKATGAGQPTLLGIDAEVASGRKAPAETVRTGSAPAAKTPAWTSPAGNASAVKTPVAIEGEKGKAARRKA
- a CDS encoding DUF3108 domain-containing protein: MAHIHISRRLAAFIILCVVALASLSAAAPDVTQTKPGTRVGARPQGTQSPRRQPAKTTAVPVRAPKIERPVPFAAGETLSYDISWSMGYLTAGTATLRVIDKHPSYGSLAYYIVGEGSPTPMLAKLYALYYKADSLLDAYTLTSQRGSVYSNENGRTRMKSLRFNPDGRTALFEMQTSTNMKKDIAVPAQSQDALSALFALRAMPLAPGTTIKMPVCISDVVYYMSATVGARESVKTGLGTQSALRITPMVTDAAGKSVSRPLSLWLSDDAKKVPLRLQADLAVGSFNLVLREAKF
- a CDS encoding YfhL family 4Fe-4S dicluster ferredoxin encodes the protein MSMFINEADCISCGACEPECPNEAITQAESVYVIAVDKCTECVGAHETAKCVEVCPVDGCVVTDPNHVESRGDLEAKYARLHG
- a CDS encoding glycosyltransferase family 2 protein, with the translated sequence MTNASRVSVVVPSRNEATHITSLLDAIRQQTYGASEILIVDSSSDGTADVVAAYCRDHPDLTLRVVPVVKASIPAAVNAGVGRATGDVIVRLDGHCIPDPKYIALAVSALEERVEAGVVGGVWQVAPGADTLVAEAIARAGSHPAGAGDAAYRIAHATTARQEVDTVPFGCYRKTLWTELGGLNEDLLTNEDYEFNYRVRASGRRVILDPAIRSRYFARATFGALARQYFRYGWWKVAMLRQHPASLRWRQAVPAAFVAALIGLSLLAAVSQVARMGLAGLLAIYVAVLALAGADAARKAGKWRLLPSLMAAFATIHLCWGSGAVVNLATGGRWPWSARTSLLSGPG
- a CDS encoding B12-binding domain-containing radical SAM protein, with product MHSLLISPRFPPTFWSYEAILKLVGKKALMPPLGLITVAALLPGDWECRVVDCNVRPVTDAEWAWADIVLLSGMIVQKPHMLELVGEAKRRHKPVVVGGPYATALPDELRKAGADFLVLDEAELTLQPFLEALARGATGGTFTANGAKPDVTTTPAPRFELLELAAYDSMSIQFSRGCPFLCEFCDIIVLYGRRPRTKKPAQMLAEMDLLYQIGWRGTIFIVDDNFVGNRQAAKEMLRELVNWQSAHGFPFRLDTEASIDLAQDAELLDLMVASGFGSVFVGIETPDAESLQRTLKHQNLRQPLDEAVEAITGSGIRVMAGFIIGFDGEATGAGARIEEFAERNSIPTAFVSMLQALPGTALWDRLSREGRLRATTTASGNQTFLTNFAPTRPISQVAREFVEAFERLYEPRAYLDRTWRYFLALGAKRRVAPPVRTAATPFRDVLRSAPALIRIFWRQGLARNTRWRFWHHLVSIARHNSGALSDYVTTCALSEHFLVFRQLVRRDLDAQLMKMCASEVSPAPSSQVVVAP
- a CDS encoding lysylphosphatidylglycerol synthase transmembrane domain-containing protein, which gives rise to MRVVVGSIIGLVTLWLAFRGESPAALVASIRQAEPWWTTAALASIGLSLALVTVRWQVLFGRQSGGAPRLGVLFRAQVVGQAVNIALPIRVGELVRVLLVYKTRGQTLEHTFVTVVAERLMDTGVVALAAAWLALQITLPPWLAGSIRIITIAGMIAAGLGVAALLAGARVSAFLRAKVETLTHQGVARFARRGVAAVGEVVRLRDVRTLGPALVLSVVILVLSAFTNYLLFRAFHLAIPPVAALLVLLVLQVGSAPVSTPGNLGVFQYLTVLALGLYSVDRTTAAAYSMVLYVIAYGPKLLLGAWLLARIARDATIGPDVLAMIRGKRR